In Equus przewalskii isolate Varuska chromosome 6, EquPr2, whole genome shotgun sequence, one DNA window encodes the following:
- the LOC103543190 gene encoding LOW QUALITY PROTEIN: zinc finger protein 709-like (The sequence of the model RefSeq protein was modified relative to this genomic sequence to represent the inferred CDS: deleted 2 bases in 1 codon) codes for TGEKPYECKQCGKAFQFPTYFRKHERIHTGEKPYKCKQCGKTFSCLTSFRSHERGHSGEKPYECMKCGKAFGCPNNFQKHKRVHTGEKPYKCKQCGKAFLWPSYVRKHERVHNGEKPYKCRPCGKAFSCRKSVQIHERRHSGEKPYECKKCGKSLSSLTSLERHVMKHTGDGPYKCKDCGKVFNCPNYLQCHESTHSGEKPYELSICQMASRDPSVPEHGGIIAEVQVYLGGVVQTQGGESRELSNQRRRRGRWVGRSSNHPEVAAAPAALGTASPRH; via the exons acaggagagaaaccgtATGAATGTAAGCAATGTGGTAAAGCTTTCCAATTT CCCACTTACtttagaaaacatgaaagaattcatactggagagaaaccatataaaTGTAAGCAATGTGGTAAAACCTTCAGTTGTCTCACGTCTTTTCGAAGTCATGAAAGGGGACACAGTGGAGAAAAGCCTTATGAATGTATGAAATGTGGTAAAGCCTTCGGTTGTCCaaataactttcaaaaacataaaagagttcatactggagagaaaccctataaatgtaagCAATGTGGTAAAGCCTTCCTTTGGCCAAGTTATGTTCGAAAACATGAAAGAGTTCATaatggagagaaaccctataaatgtagGCCATGTGGTAAAGCATTTAGTTGTCGCAAATCCGTTCAAATTCATGAAAGGAGACACAGTGGAGAAAAGccttatgaatgtaaaaaatgtggaaaatcccTCAGTTCTCTCACCAGCCTTGAAAGACATGTGATGAAGCACACTGGAGATggaccttataaatgtaaggaCTGTGGGAAAGTCTTTAATTGTCCCAATTACTTACAATGTCATGAAAGCACACACAGTGGAGAAAAGCCCTATGAAT TGTCCATCTGTCAGATGGCCTCCAGGGATCCTTCTGTCCCTGAGCATGGCGGAATTATTGCTGAAGTTCAGGTGTACTTGGGTGGGGTTGTTCAA ACACAAGGGGGCGAGTCTCGCGAACTATCCAATCAGAGGCGGCGccggggcaggtgggtggggcgaAGCTCCAACCACCCGGAAGTTGCTGCTGCTCCGGCCGCGCTGGGGACCGCGTCTCCCCGCCATTGA
- the LOC103541753 gene encoding zinc finger protein 670-like: MEEWALLGPSQKKLYRDVMKETFRNLASIGGKWEDHNVEDHYENHKTDLSSHMLERLVKSKERSQYGKPSARFQFIIRKRRLLLE; encoded by the exons ATGGAAGAGTGGGCTCTGCTGGGTCCATCCCAGAAGAAACTCTACAGAGATGTGATGAAGGAAACCTTCAGGAATCTGGCCTCAATAG GAGGAAAATGGGAAGACCATAACGTTGAAGATCACTATGAAAATCACAAGACAGATCTAAG CAGTCATATGCTTGAGAGACTTGTGAAGAGTAAAGAACGTAGTCAGTATGGGAAACCTTCAGCCAGATTCCaattcataatcagaaaaagaagactcCTGTTGGAATAA